In a genomic window of Aquabacterium sp. NJ1:
- a CDS encoding DEAD/DEAH box helicase, whose translation MVLLSSEFSFAGQQLAKIDFRRSWRKPNREAMIRSILQQYRDESAFNRDLGDRFERLIRAYLKLDPQYVALFSDVWLWKDWPEREALGYKAPDTGIDLVAKLRDEEGYCAIQCKFYDSPIPLGDLGNFFTLSGKGGFTQRLIVATANLSKHAADALENQTIPVEMMTLEDLEASPIDWSHFSIEKPEHLRKLPKKGPRDHQREALANVLKGFKSSDRGKLIMACGTGKTYTSLIISEEMVRPGQYVLFLVPSIALLSQTLRAWTADAAVPLRCFAVCSDSKASRNEEDMRIYELAYPATTNATKLAKSLTETKDDSALTVIFSTYQSIDVVHQAQQKTGIEFDLVVCDEAHRTAGYTVPGEDPSAFIRVHDNAYLKGKKRLYMTATPRIYAEASKSKAEESNVQVFSMDDISTFGPEFHRLRFDEAVKRDLLSDYKVLVIAVDELHVSQVLNQRIGDRGDELKLDDAVKIVGCWNGLGKHAAIEDGNDFSVDPLPMRTAIAFAQSIKHSKLLTAEFERISNDLGDDIDYLPALEAKHVDGTMNVVERNQKLSWLKDNIAKDEALCRILTNARCLSEGVDVPALDAAIFLNPRDSVVDVVQSVGRVMRKDPAGRKKYGYVILPIGIRKDTSPEAALDDNKKYRVVWQVLNALRAHDDRLDKQFATIDLTGKGNGVVNVIGVGGGNDKTDNVPDQLGFNFDPVELGKWQDAMFAKIVHKCGNRRYWEDWAKDIADIADRHQMRIRALLDKPYSKGKKAFDEFLKGVRKNLNPSVSQNDAIEMLAQHIITKPVFDALFEGYAFTSKNPVSQSMQKIMDILEAQALDKEHETLEGFYASVRERASGITDPKGRQKIIVELYDKFFKTAFPRMVERLGIVYTPVEIVDFILHSADAALQEHFGIRLADKNVHILDPFTGTGTFPVRLIETGLIPPDKLTYKYRHELHANEIVLLAYYIAAINIEESFHRVTGQDYEPFPGIVLTDTFQMSEPQNGDIDEGLPENHERADRQKARDIRVIVGNPPYSVGQDDAGDNNQNLRYARLDGRIAATYVAHSTATNKNSLYDSYIRAFRWASDRVKDEGVICFVTNGGWVDGNTMDGFRKTLQDEFSDVYVFNLRGNQRTSGELSRKEGGKVFGSGSRTPVAVTLLVKRKGHTGNAKVRYHDIGDYLTREQKLDIVSDFGSHKAIPWKLLKPNEHHDWINQRSGDFGAFMAINDEPGAIFAMRSRGVSTGRDSWACNLSKSGVTANMKRMVAFYNEQVKAVGQRCKDAGKEADKTAAALASQDSKKIKWNRGLLSSLARARAIQFDKSRVRLSAYRPFNKAWVYFDPLLNDMVYRMPALYPEDDCDNIAICLPGTGEDRPFSALVTRNLPNLHLLHGGQCFPLHWYEKAGEQSAQAGLSFDEQKGKAEVNGFVKHDGITDEALANFRKHYKNKAITKEAIFYYVYGVLHSQEYRDLYGADLKKVLPRIPFTSDFAAFEKAGRALAKLHLDYETVEPWPVAEEAKDKGDLNDLAYYRVEKMRFMSKGGREKDKTAIVFNSRITIKGIPLEAYEYVVNGKSAVEWVMDRYEASTDKDSGIKNDPYEWCKEVNDPAYVLNLLKRVIRVSMETVKIVGGLPSIQ comes from the coding sequence ATGGTCCTGCTGTCCAGCGAGTTTTCTTTTGCTGGCCAGCAGCTTGCCAAAATTGATTTCCGTAGAAGTTGGCGAAAACCAAATAGAGAAGCCATGATCCGATCCATTCTTCAGCAATATCGAGACGAGTCCGCTTTCAATCGTGACCTTGGCGACCGCTTCGAGAGACTGATTCGCGCTTACCTCAAGCTTGATCCCCAGTACGTTGCGCTGTTCTCCGACGTATGGTTGTGGAAGGACTGGCCTGAGCGCGAGGCTTTGGGCTACAAGGCGCCTGATACCGGAATCGACTTGGTGGCCAAACTGCGCGACGAGGAGGGCTACTGCGCGATTCAGTGCAAGTTCTACGACTCGCCGATTCCGTTGGGCGATCTCGGCAACTTCTTCACTCTCTCGGGCAAGGGTGGCTTCACGCAGCGACTCATCGTGGCCACGGCTAACCTCAGCAAGCACGCTGCCGACGCGCTAGAAAACCAGACCATCCCGGTTGAGATGATGACACTGGAGGACTTGGAAGCCTCTCCCATCGACTGGTCGCATTTCTCCATCGAAAAGCCCGAGCATCTTCGTAAGCTGCCGAAGAAAGGTCCACGTGATCATCAGCGCGAGGCCTTGGCCAACGTACTGAAAGGCTTCAAGAGCAGCGACCGTGGCAAGCTCATCATGGCTTGCGGCACCGGCAAGACCTACACCTCGCTCATCATCTCGGAGGAGATGGTGAGGCCGGGGCAGTACGTCCTCTTCCTTGTGCCATCCATCGCCCTTCTGTCTCAGACCCTGCGCGCATGGACGGCCGACGCAGCTGTGCCGCTGCGCTGCTTCGCCGTGTGCTCTGACAGCAAAGCCAGCCGTAACGAAGAGGACATGCGCATCTACGAGCTGGCCTACCCTGCCACCACGAATGCGACCAAGCTCGCCAAGTCCCTTACCGAGACGAAGGACGATAGTGCCCTCACGGTGATTTTCTCGACGTACCAGTCCATCGACGTTGTGCATCAGGCACAGCAGAAAACCGGCATCGAGTTCGACCTGGTCGTGTGCGATGAGGCCCACAGGACGGCTGGTTACACCGTACCAGGCGAGGATCCTTCTGCCTTCATCCGCGTGCATGACAACGCCTATCTCAAGGGCAAAAAGCGGCTTTACATGACCGCTACCCCTCGCATCTATGCCGAGGCTAGCAAGAGCAAGGCTGAGGAATCGAACGTCCAGGTGTTCTCGATGGACGACATCTCAACATTCGGCCCTGAGTTTCACCGTCTGCGTTTCGATGAGGCTGTCAAACGCGACCTACTGTCTGACTACAAGGTGCTTGTGATCGCAGTTGATGAGCTGCACGTCAGTCAAGTGCTGAATCAGCGGATCGGTGATCGAGGCGATGAGCTTAAGCTGGACGACGCGGTGAAGATTGTTGGCTGCTGGAATGGCTTGGGCAAGCACGCCGCAATCGAGGATGGCAACGATTTCAGCGTCGATCCGTTGCCCATGCGCACGGCTATCGCCTTTGCTCAGTCCATAAAGCATTCCAAGCTGCTGACTGCCGAGTTCGAGAGAATTTCAAACGATCTTGGCGATGACATCGACTACCTGCCAGCTTTGGAAGCTAAGCACGTTGATGGCACGATGAACGTGGTCGAGCGCAATCAGAAACTCTCATGGCTGAAGGACAACATTGCCAAGGATGAGGCGCTGTGCCGCATCCTGACCAATGCGCGATGCCTTTCGGAGGGCGTGGACGTGCCAGCTCTGGATGCCGCGATCTTCCTGAACCCGCGTGACTCCGTGGTTGACGTAGTGCAATCAGTTGGCCGTGTGATGCGCAAAGACCCAGCAGGCCGCAAGAAGTACGGTTATGTGATTCTGCCCATCGGCATCCGCAAGGACACGTCGCCCGAGGCCGCGCTGGACGACAACAAAAAGTACCGCGTGGTCTGGCAGGTGCTCAACGCCTTGCGCGCCCACGATGACCGGCTTGACAAGCAGTTCGCCACCATCGACCTGACTGGTAAGGGTAACGGCGTGGTCAACGTGATTGGTGTCGGCGGGGGCAATGACAAGACCGACAATGTGCCAGACCAGCTTGGGTTCAACTTCGACCCTGTGGAGTTGGGCAAGTGGCAGGACGCCATGTTCGCCAAGATCGTCCACAAGTGCGGCAATCGACGCTACTGGGAGGACTGGGCCAAGGATATTGCCGATATCGCCGACCGTCACCAGATGCGCATTCGCGCTTTGCTGGACAAGCCCTACTCCAAGGGAAAGAAGGCCTTTGACGAGTTCCTCAAGGGCGTTCGGAAGAACCTGAACCCGAGTGTCAGCCAGAACGACGCCATTGAGATGTTGGCCCAGCACATCATCACCAAGCCGGTGTTTGATGCGCTGTTCGAAGGCTATGCCTTCACCAGCAAGAACCCGGTTTCCCAGTCCATGCAGAAGATCATGGACATCCTTGAGGCACAGGCACTCGACAAGGAGCACGAGACGCTGGAAGGCTTCTATGCAAGTGTGCGCGAGCGCGCCTCTGGCATCACCGACCCCAAGGGGCGGCAGAAGATCATCGTCGAGTTGTATGACAAGTTCTTCAAGACCGCCTTCCCGCGCATGGTCGAGCGTCTGGGCATCGTTTACACGCCGGTCGAGATCGTAGACTTCATCCTTCACAGCGCGGATGCAGCCTTGCAAGAGCACTTCGGCATCCGCCTCGCCGACAAGAACGTTCACATCCTTGATCCGTTCACCGGCACCGGCACCTTCCCGGTTCGGCTGATCGAAACTGGTCTGATCCCACCCGACAAGCTGACCTACAAGTACCGCCACGAGCTGCACGCCAACGAGATCGTGCTCCTGGCCTACTACATAGCGGCCATCAATATTGAAGAGTCGTTCCATCGCGTCACAGGGCAAGACTACGAGCCGTTCCCCGGCATCGTGCTCACCGACACGTTCCAGATGAGCGAGCCCCAGAACGGTGACATCGACGAGGGCCTTCCCGAGAATCACGAGCGGGCTGACCGCCAGAAGGCCCGCGACATCCGCGTGATCGTGGGCAACCCGCCCTACTCCGTGGGCCAAGATGACGCCGGTGACAACAACCAGAACCTTCGCTATGCGCGGCTGGATGGGCGGATTGCTGCCACTTATGTTGCGCATTCCACCGCGACCAACAAGAACAGCCTTTACGACTCCTACATCCGGGCTTTCCGCTGGGCCTCAGACCGTGTCAAGGACGAGGGCGTCATCTGCTTCGTCACCAATGGAGGCTGGGTTGATGGCAACACGATGGACGGCTTCCGTAAGACGCTCCAAGACGAGTTTTCTGACGTGTATGTGTTCAACCTACGTGGCAACCAACGCACCAGTGGGGAGCTGTCACGCAAGGAGGGCGGCAAGGTGTTCGGTTCTGGCTCGCGTACTCCAGTCGCCGTCACGCTGCTGGTCAAGCGCAAGGGGCACACTGGCAATGCCAAGGTGCGTTACCACGACATCGGAGACTACCTGACACGCGAGCAGAAGCTGGACATCGTGTCTGACTTCGGTAGCCACAAAGCCATCCCTTGGAAATTACTCAAGCCGAACGAGCATCACGACTGGATCAATCAACGCAGCGGTGACTTCGGTGCTTTCATGGCGATCAACGACGAACCTGGTGCAATCTTTGCGATGCGTTCCCGTGGGGTGTCGACGGGCCGTGACTCATGGGCCTGCAACCTGAGCAAATCGGGAGTGACTGCCAACATGAAGCGCATGGTGGCCTTCTACAACGAGCAGGTGAAGGCCGTTGGCCAACGCTGCAAGGATGCCGGGAAGGAGGCTGACAAGACTGCCGCCGCTCTGGCCTCTCAAGACAGCAAGAAGATTAAGTGGAACCGAGGCCTGCTCAGTAGCTTGGCTCGCGCACGGGCCATCCAGTTCGACAAGAGCCGGGTACGCCTCTCTGCCTATCGCCCGTTCAACAAGGCGTGGGTGTACTTCGACCCGCTGCTGAACGACATGGTGTACCGGATGCCTGCGTTGTATCCGGAGGACGATTGCGACAACATCGCCATCTGTCTTCCTGGTACTGGCGAGGATCGCCCTTTCTCCGCTTTGGTGACGCGCAACCTCCCCAATCTGCACCTGCTGCACGGTGGGCAGTGCTTCCCGCTGCATTGGTACGAAAAGGCCGGTGAGCAGTCGGCACAGGCAGGCCTGAGCTTTGACGAGCAGAAAGGCAAGGCCGAGGTCAACGGCTTTGTCAAACATGACGGTATCACCGACGAAGCGCTGGCCAACTTCCGCAAGCACTACAAGAACAAGGCTATCACCAAGGAAGCCATCTTCTACTATGTCTACGGCGTGCTGCACTCGCAGGAATATCGCGACCTGTACGGGGCCGATCTCAAGAAGGTGCTGCCGCGTATTCCGTTCACGTCAGACTTCGCCGCTTTCGAGAAGGCTGGACGCGCTCTCGCCAAGCTGCACCTTGACTATGAGACGGTCGAGCCGTGGCCTGTCGCTGAAGAAGCCAAGGACAAGGGAGACCTTAACGACTTGGCCTATTACCGGGTCGAGAAGATGCGCTTCATGTCCAAGGGTGGGCGCGAGAAGGACAAGACGGCCATCGTGTTCAACAGCCGCATCACGATCAAGGGCATCCCGCTTGAGGCCTACGAGTACGTGGTCAACGGAAAGAGTGCCGTCGAGTGGGTGATGGATCGCTACGAGGCCTCCACGGACAAGGACAGCGGCATCAAGAACGACCCCTACGAGTGGTGCAAGGAAGTCAACGACCCCGCCTATGTGCTGAACCTGCTCAAGCGCGTGATCCGCGTGAGCATGGAGACGGTCAAGATCGTTGGAGGACTGCCGTCGATACAGTGA
- a CDS encoding abortive infection family protein produces MSDLTAFEGRKLEKLLGMGSGYVLNFSDRTYSEFFIDYRIDIDAAQYRTGGDSKAKRMRTFWAVAPNHTVGRVLEGLIAYGIDERCLGDSSHELIDACRVIAQRLLADQPVAELDSLTANSDDRDFEVVAEHVREAIEKNQPEGALDRLHTFVIKFIRIACEPHGIEVNRDKALHSIFGEYVKALREGGHLESQMAERILKSSISVLESFNDVRNNKSLAHDNPILNYEESLLIFNHVAASIRFIKALELKIKAKANAKSATWDDDVPF; encoded by the coding sequence ATGTCCGACCTGACCGCGTTCGAGGGGCGCAAGCTGGAAAAGCTGCTTGGCATGGGCAGCGGCTACGTGCTGAACTTTTCCGACCGCACCTACAGCGAATTCTTCATCGACTACCGCATTGACATCGACGCGGCCCAGTACCGCACGGGCGGCGACTCCAAGGCCAAGCGGATGCGCACCTTCTGGGCTGTCGCACCGAACCACACAGTCGGCCGCGTGCTGGAAGGCCTGATCGCCTACGGAATCGACGAGCGCTGTCTGGGTGATAGCAGCCACGAGCTGATCGACGCCTGCCGCGTGATCGCGCAGCGCTTGCTCGCCGATCAGCCGGTGGCCGAGCTGGACTCGCTGACGGCCAATTCCGATGACCGCGACTTCGAGGTGGTTGCCGAGCACGTCCGCGAAGCCATCGAGAAGAACCAGCCCGAGGGCGCGCTGGATCGCCTGCACACGTTCGTCATCAAGTTCATCCGCATCGCCTGCGAGCCGCACGGCATCGAGGTGAACCGGGACAAGGCCCTGCACAGCATCTTCGGCGAGTACGTCAAGGCGCTACGTGAGGGTGGCCACCTTGAATCGCAGATGGCCGAGCGCATCCTAAAGTCCAGTATCTCAGTGCTGGAATCCTTCAATGATGTGCGAAACAACAAGAGCCTCGCTCACGACAATCCTATCTTGAACTATGAAGAGAGCCTTCTGATCTTTAACCACGTTGCTGCGTCGATCCGATTCATCAAGGCTCTGGAGCTGAAGATCAAGGCGAAGGCTAATGCCAAATCGGCAACTTGGGATGATGACGTGCCGTTCTAG
- a CDS encoding S49 family peptidase, with the protein MTQPTDTQEPRTSIWSRLFRRQRDTDPVELAVGAHASSGADLQTTLQGLVAALLRDRGAERRSRILKASIYFMIFGLPFLVYLCGLIYMNGSRWFTPADAVGVVRIEGDIAPGSRTASAAQVIPALKAAFESDKIKAVVLAIDSSGGAPVESERITNAIATLKKQHPKPIVSVIGNGGMSAAYMIAMHTDRIYAGKYSLVGSIGAVMATWDFHKALEKVDVAQRVYASGPLKAMLNPYLPMTDQANDKAQQLVNTMGKEFSDELRSLRKTLKPGVQYATGEAWGGNEALALGVIDELGTIDDVIERKWKLPAHDFGPGSDGFEGLHAASWITQLIRSVMSAPNPTAESSVTLR; encoded by the coding sequence ATGACCCAGCCAACCGACACACAAGAGCCGCGCACGTCCATCTGGTCACGACTGTTTCGCCGACAGAGGGATACAGATCCGGTGGAATTGGCCGTTGGGGCACACGCCTCTTCGGGCGCAGATCTCCAGACGACACTCCAAGGCCTGGTCGCCGCGCTCTTGCGTGACCGAGGAGCCGAGCGCAGATCTCGAATCCTCAAGGCCAGCATCTACTTCATGATTTTCGGCCTGCCATTCCTGGTCTACCTCTGTGGCCTGATCTACATGAATGGGAGCCGGTGGTTCACTCCTGCAGACGCAGTAGGTGTGGTGCGAATTGAAGGCGATATCGCGCCTGGCTCACGCACCGCATCTGCGGCGCAGGTTATCCCCGCGCTAAAGGCTGCATTCGAGTCCGACAAGATCAAGGCCGTGGTCCTGGCAATCGACAGCAGCGGTGGAGCCCCTGTCGAGTCGGAACGGATCACCAATGCCATAGCGACATTGAAAAAGCAGCATCCCAAGCCCATCGTGTCAGTGATCGGTAACGGGGGCATGTCAGCTGCGTACATGATCGCGATGCACACGGATCGAATCTACGCAGGCAAGTACTCACTGGTCGGATCGATTGGCGCCGTCATGGCCACCTGGGACTTTCACAAGGCACTGGAGAAGGTGGACGTGGCCCAACGCGTGTACGCCTCAGGTCCGCTGAAAGCCATGCTCAACCCCTACCTTCCGATGACGGACCAGGCAAACGACAAAGCCCAGCAGCTGGTCAACACAATGGGCAAGGAGTTCAGCGACGAGCTTCGCTCCCTCCGCAAGACGCTCAAGCCCGGTGTTCAATACGCCACTGGTGAAGCATGGGGCGGCAACGAGGCACTGGCACTTGGCGTCATTGATGAGCTGGGCACGATTGATGACGTGATCGAGCGCAAATGGAAGCTTCCCGCTCACGACTTTGGGCCTGGCTCTGACGGCTTTGAAGGCCTGCACGCAGCCTCGTGGATCACCCAGCTGATCCGCAGTGTGATGTCAGCACCAAACCCGACAGCGGAGTCCAGCGTCACTCTTCGCTGA
- a CDS encoding CsgG/HfaB family protein has product MQIRTITACALACFAAASFAAESTTVTNEKDYALPKCSKPVATVMVGQVTCKSSSCQAPTQDPRASGLMALAQLASGSSSSTFPGIGDGMTAMLTTVLKETGCFEIQEREALEELKKEMALVGKTVEVQQAEYMITGAITSISMSTEKKQFAGGFIPILGSISTTTRQAELGMDIKVIDVSKAKVMEAKTFTGNNETSSTSWGAAAFGPGMGALGGMSSIKGTPMEDVVRDVLTRVASYTSKTVVSAKGVTDVQMVMPTVADAKK; this is encoded by the coding sequence ATGCAAATCCGCACCATCACTGCATGCGCACTGGCGTGCTTCGCTGCAGCTTCTTTTGCCGCTGAATCGACCACCGTCACAAACGAGAAGGACTACGCGCTGCCCAAGTGCAGCAAGCCTGTGGCCACGGTCATGGTTGGCCAGGTGACATGCAAGTCGTCGTCCTGCCAAGCTCCTACACAAGACCCTCGGGCAAGCGGCCTCATGGCGCTGGCACAGCTGGCCTCGGGCAGCTCTTCGTCCACGTTCCCTGGCATTGGCGATGGCATGACAGCAATGCTGACCACTGTCCTCAAAGAAACTGGGTGCTTCGAGATCCAGGAGCGCGAAGCGCTGGAGGAGCTGAAGAAGGAAATGGCGCTGGTTGGGAAGACCGTCGAAGTCCAGCAGGCCGAGTACATGATCACCGGGGCCATCACCTCCATCTCGATGAGCACCGAGAAGAAGCAATTCGCGGGCGGCTTCATTCCCATTCTGGGATCCATTTCCACAACGACACGCCAGGCCGAACTGGGCATGGATATCAAGGTGATTGACGTCAGCAAGGCCAAGGTGATGGAAGCCAAAACTTTCACCGGCAACAACGAAACGTCGAGCACCAGCTGGGGCGCCGCTGCCTTCGGTCCTGGCATGGGCGCGCTGGGTGGCATGTCGTCCATCAAGGGAACGCCGATGGAAGACGTAGTACGTGACGTCTTGACTCGGGTGGCGTCATACACGTCGAAGACCGTGGTGTCAGCAAAGGGCGTGACGGACGTGCAGATGGTGATGCCAACGGTTGCCGACGCGAAGAAGTGA
- a CDS encoding DNA cytosine methyltransferase, with the protein MDSYIVRAIGSNRGARRIYIDGAVLARSQFVPGTTFDIEACPSKRTLILHRRENGSRVVSKKRKHGSQDVAPVIDINSNGMLSTLGAVMVVRITISALQITITPLASELSRLDRLERLSRSVDAGRLQVGSIAHGIGVLAHTAHQGLKRAELDADLAVAVEINADWLNQAIEHNPAWSSKTVAVAAPMQEYAQDPQSRGFKVDVVELGIPCSGASVAGKAKRGLKRMESHPEVGHLVVPALMLIAAWNPAAVVLENVKSYSNEASADLLRSMLADMGYHVQETCLTATYFGELERRERWFLVAVTRGIAFDINSVTSDIHERYRQVRYVSEVLEDVADDSPEWSRFDYLQIKAERDAQKGSCFALQTVDESDIEVPTLRKGYQKAGSTDPLLAHPTKPGLKRRFSVVEHARLKGQPDCLVKGMGIVDGHAAMGQSVCFEPVARLFEELGKALRHWASTAHADSSPKALRYSVATATG; encoded by the coding sequence ATGGATAGCTATATCGTCAGGGCCATTGGCTCGAATCGTGGTGCCCGACGCATCTACATTGATGGTGCTGTACTGGCGAGAAGTCAGTTTGTACCAGGCACTACTTTCGACATCGAGGCCTGCCCCAGTAAGAGGACTTTAATTCTGCATAGGCGAGAGAATGGATCTCGCGTGGTTAGCAAGAAGCGCAAGCACGGAAGCCAAGATGTCGCTCCGGTGATCGACATCAACAGCAATGGCATGCTCTCCACACTTGGCGCGGTGATGGTCGTTCGAATAACCATCTCTGCCCTGCAGATCACCATCACGCCGTTGGCCAGCGAACTTTCCAGGCTTGACCGCCTAGAAAGGCTGAGCAGATCTGTGGATGCGGGGCGCCTGCAGGTCGGAAGCATTGCGCATGGAATCGGTGTTCTCGCGCACACTGCGCACCAAGGGCTGAAGCGGGCAGAGCTTGACGCGGATCTGGCCGTCGCAGTGGAGATCAACGCGGACTGGCTGAACCAGGCAATCGAGCACAACCCGGCATGGTCTTCAAAGACCGTCGCTGTTGCAGCTCCGATGCAAGAGTATGCCCAAGACCCACAAAGCAGAGGCTTCAAGGTCGACGTCGTGGAACTGGGCATTCCCTGCAGTGGAGCATCGGTAGCAGGCAAAGCAAAGCGTGGTCTCAAGAGGATGGAGTCACACCCTGAAGTTGGGCACCTGGTTGTACCGGCGCTCATGTTGATCGCTGCTTGGAATCCTGCTGCTGTCGTTCTAGAGAACGTCAAAAGCTACTCCAATGAGGCGAGCGCAGATCTTCTCAGGTCGATGCTTGCGGACATGGGATACCACGTCCAAGAGACTTGTCTGACCGCAACGTACTTTGGCGAGTTGGAGCGTCGAGAGCGATGGTTCCTGGTTGCTGTGACCAGGGGTATCGCCTTCGACATCAACAGCGTCACCTCTGACATTCATGAGCGATATCGCCAGGTGCGGTACGTGAGTGAAGTGCTGGAGGATGTAGCTGACGACTCGCCGGAGTGGTCTCGATTCGACTACCTGCAGATCAAGGCTGAAAGGGATGCGCAGAAGGGCTCCTGCTTTGCCTTGCAGACGGTTGACGAAAGCGACATCGAGGTGCCTACCTTGCGCAAGGGGTATCAGAAGGCGGGTTCTACAGACCCACTTCTGGCACACCCGACCAAGCCAGGCCTCAAGCGCCGCTTCAGTGTTGTTGAGCATGCTCGGCTGAAGGGGCAACCTGACTGCCTTGTCAAAGGCATGGGCATCGTTGATGGTCATGCGGCGATGGGGCAATCGGTTTGCTTTGAACCCGTAGCAAGGTTGTTTGAAGAGCTGGGGAAGGCTCTTCGGCACTGGGCCAGTACAGCCCATGCCGACTCTTCTCCAAAGGCTTTGCGGTATTCGGTGGCAACAGCCACCGGCTGA
- a CDS encoding antirestriction protein — protein MSEILESVKANINGELHGNATLVSAPHRMAFLPKLFGNGLYLKGEGMVFDFMSGMSEQYTGGHWEFVKIPGGVGYMRPAAHGLYKLTNTMNGWDGEVSGDAAGIIMTLMALSHLSFSDRTDTCAENFHTLRDFMADHPEAREIYRAID, from the coding sequence ATGAGTGAAATCCTTGAATCTGTGAAAGCGAACATCAACGGCGAACTGCATGGCAACGCCACGTTGGTGTCGGCGCCGCATCGAATGGCCTTCCTGCCCAAACTCTTTGGGAACGGCCTGTACCTCAAAGGTGAGGGCATGGTGTTCGACTTCATGAGTGGCATGTCCGAGCAGTACACGGGCGGTCACTGGGAGTTCGTCAAGATACCCGGTGGAGTCGGCTACATGAGGCCCGCTGCCCACGGCTTGTACAAGCTCACCAACACCATGAACGGCTGGGATGGCGAAGTCAGCGGTGACGCTGCCGGAATCATCATGACGCTCATGGCTTTGAGCCATCTGAGCTTCTCAGACCGCACCGACACATGCGCCGAGAACTTCCACACCTTGCGCGACTTCATGGCTGACCACCCTGAAGCACGTGAAATCTACCGAGCAATCGACTGA
- a CDS encoding cold-shock protein, which translates to MKIGQVKWFNDAKGYGFIVADGEDTDVFVHFSQIVMDGFRTLKEGMRVQFEPQQHDRGVMALQVQVLDDAINAIN; encoded by the coding sequence ATGAAGATTGGGCAGGTCAAATGGTTCAATGACGCCAAGGGATATGGGTTTATCGTCGCGGACGGTGAGGACACCGACGTGTTCGTTCATTTCAGCCAAATCGTCATGGATGGATTTAGAACCCTGAAGGAAGGCATGCGCGTTCAATTTGAGCCCCAGCAGCATGATCGTGGAGTGATGGCGTTGCAGGTCCAGGTGTTGGACGACGCCATCAATGCCATTAACTGA